The DNA segment ACAAATGATAATTAACTTATGGAGAAGGGGGAAGCCTATATGTATAAAAAAGTCATTGAACCTCGTGTTTCTGAGACGGACGGGGTGGGTCATATCAATAATACAACCATACCAATTTGGTTTGAAGCCGCTAGAAACGAAATTTTCAAATTATTTACCCCTGACTCTTCCTTTAAAAATTGGAAAATGATTATTCTCAATATGAACGTGGATTATTTAAAACAAATATATTTTGGAAAGGATGTAGAAGTTTTTACATGGGTTAATAGGATAGGAAATTCCAGTTTACAGCTTTATGAGGAAATCCATCAGGAAGGAAGAATTTGTGTAAAAGGAACAGCCACTTATGTAAATTTTAATCTCAAAACACAACAATCTGAAACAATACCTCAAGAGATTAGAAGAGAACTGGAAAAGAATCTTTATCAACAAGATGAATGATAAAGAAAAAGATGCTTGATATTTTATGGAATATATACTAGTATTTATTTTAACCGCTTTATACAAGATGTTGTTATGTTTTTGTGATAAAAAACTATATATTGTGTTTGCCTTGAGAAGAGATGCCGTTAGGCTTAAAAGGGAATCTGGTGAAATACCAGAACTGCCCCCGCAACTGTAAATGCTGACGAAATGAGAAAACCACTGTATAAGAGAGTTTAATTGATTAGGCGCTTATACGGGAAGGACTCATAGTAGGGAGAAGCATAAGTCAGGAGACCTGTCTTTCTTAAGATGTTTCAACTTCTTCGGGGATTGAGAAGATGAAACGGTGGCGACAGGAGACACCAGAAATTTTTGCGTCTTCTCTACTGTTATCGTTTCATCCGCTCAGTTCACCTTGAGCGGATTTTTTTAATTTGGGGGAAAAATTATGGCCATTAAGGTACAAGAAGAGCTTGATTCTGTTTTGGAATCTATTAATCAAGCTGAACAGAAATTTAACATTGATGCTTCTGATTTTAAAAAGCATATAAATCAGTTGGGAGGAACAGACACAGACGTTAATAAGCAAGCACTATTCTATGCAGTTAACCAAATAGCACTAGATCAACCCGATTGGACTTTCGTGGCTGCTAGCTTGTATTTGCAGGAATTATATTGTGAGGCAGCAAAAAATCGGGGATATGAATCCACAAAAAAATATGGAAAATTTTATGTGCTCATTAAAATACTAACGGATTTAGGAATCTATTCTAGTGACTTACTAACCCTATATAGTAAAGATGAAATACATAGTATAGCAAAAGAGATCAGTCAAGATCAGGACCACTTGTTTAATTACATAGGATTATTCCTATTTGCAGATCGTTACCTTGCACGGGATTATGAACGGAACGTCTATGAGCTTCCTCAAGAGCGTTTCATGATTATTGCTATGACGCTTATGAAGTATGAAAAGAAGTCCATTCGCTTAAGTCTAGTAAAAGAGGCATATTGGGCTTTAAGCAACTTATATATGACGGTCGCAACCCCTACATTAGCAAATGCAGGAAAAAGCGTTGGTCAGCTTTCCTCATGTTTTATTGACACAGTCAATGATTCCCTCGATAGCATTTATTTAAATAATTGGGATATTGCCAGGTTGAGTAAAGATGGTGGGGGAATTGGAATCTATTATGGTAAGGTTCGTGCTTTAGGTTCCGATATTAAGAAATTTAGAGGAAACTCTTCCGGTATTGTCCCATGGATCAAGTTAGTAAATGATACTGCTGTAAGTGTTGACCAATTAGGTCAGCGGCAGGGAGCCATCGCTGTATATTTGGATATATTTCATAAAGATATTATGAATGGATTCCTTGACTTAAAAACAAATAATGGAGATGAGCGCCGGAAAGCCCATGATATTTTTACCGGGGTTTCTATCCCGGACTTATTTATGCAAAAACTTGAAGAAAAAGATGATAACGGTAGAAGTATTGGAGAATGGCATACGTTTTGTCCACATGAGGTAAAACAGATCATGGGCTGGAAAGATGAAAAGGGTAATCTTCTTGGATTGGAAGATTTTTATGATGAAAGTGATCACAAATATTTTACCGAGAAATATGAGGAGGCGGTAAGTAACCCACTTCTTCCACGTAAAACATATCGAGCTATGGATATTATGGCACGAATTATGGTTTCACAACTAGAAACTGGAACTCCATACATGTTTTACCGTGATGAAGTGAACAGGAAAAATCCGAATAAACATCTTTTAGGCAAGGGTCGTACTTCAATCTATTGCAGTAACTTATGTACCGAAATTACGCAAAATATGTCACCTACAACGATCGTTAACGAATTTCAGGACGAAGAGGGAAACATCGTAATGGTACGTAAACCAGGTGATTTTGTTGTTTGTAATTTATCCTCTGTTAATCTTGCAAAAGCTGTACCAGCGAATGTCTTAGAACGACTAATACGGATCCAGGTAAGAATGTTAGACAATGTCATTGACTTAAATACAATCTCAGTGGGGCAAGCACAGATTACGAATAAAAAGTTTAGAGCCGTTGGCCTTGGCACGTTTGGTTGGCACCATCTTCTTGCACTAAAGGGAATTCAATGGGAATCCTATGCTGCCGTTCATTTTGCAGATGTATTATATGAAGACATTGCTTTTTACACCATTCGGTCTTCAATGGAACTAGCAAAAGAGAAAGGGGCGTATAGTCAGTTTAGCGGTTCTGAGTGGCAAACCGGTGACTATTTTACACGTAGAAATTACCAGACAGATAGGTGGAATGATTTAAAGAGGAAAGTAGCTATTCATGGACTTCGAAATGGGTGGCTTATGGCTATTGCACCAAACTCTTCAACAGCAAAAATTGGTGGTTCAACAGATGGAATTGATCCTATCTATTCGGTGGAATACGCTGAAGAGAAGAAAAATTTTAAATTTAAAGTGACAGCACCTGACCTAAATCATCATACTTACACTTATTATCGTCGTGTAAGGCATGAAATTGATCAAGTTTGGAGTATCAAACAGAATGCTGCTCGTGGACGTCATATTGATCAGGCAATTAGTTTCAATCTTTATGTTCGACATGACATAAAAGCGAAAGATTTATTAAATCTTCATTTGGAATCTTGGAAGCAGGGGCTTAAGACAACTTATTATGTAAGAAGCACAACACAAGCTGAAATAGAAGAATGCGAGGCGTGTCATAGTTAATGGGAGGAGAGCTTAATGGACATTCATTCACCTTTATTAAAAGTTAAACTACTAAATCCGAAGTTTCCAAATAAAACGACAGGAATAATTAACGGGCAGTCTTCAGGATTGCTTAACTGGAATGATATCGCTTACCCACAAATGTACGATTTGTATCAAACATTATTATCAAATTTTTGGAAAGCACAGGAAATAATTATGCAAGATGATGTTAAGCAGTGGGACCAACTTAGCTTAACAGAGAAAGATGTATTTTTGCGTATTAATACACAACTGGCCTCATTGGACAGCCTGCAAACACCAACGATGTGCCAAGTGATGGATTATGTGTCAGATTCAAGTATGAAAGCCATATTTGCGGTGATTGCACAGCAGGAGGCGGTTCATAACGAATCATATTCCTATATTCTAAGTTCTCTTGTACCTTTAAGTGAGCAAAATGACCGATTCAATCAAGCTAAAAGTGATCCGATAGTGCAAAAAAGAAATCAACTCATATTAAATTCTTATGAAAGCTTTCGAGAAAATCCTACTCCGCAAAATCTATTTGAATTAGGTGTGAATTCTATCAATCTGGAGGGTATTTATTTTTATGCAGGCTTTGCTTTTTTTTATTATCTTGCCGGACAGCAAAAAATGTTAAAGACAAGCACAATGATTAGCTATATTCAACGTGATGAAATGCAACATGCTTATTTTATGGCTCAGTTTTTACGCATCCTTTTAACAGAGAATCCAAAACTAAATAATGATTCAAATATTGAATATATTTATCATACAGTTGGACAGGCTGTTGAGCTAGAAAAAGAATGGGCTCGTGTGATTTTCCAAGATATAGATAGAATTAATATAAATCAGTATGAGGAGTACACCGAATATCTTGCTAATAAACGTCTACGTCAGCTTGGTTTGCAAAATCTCTACGTGGACAGAAGCAATCCAATGCCGTGGATTCATGTTTTCAGTGATGAAATGATGAATGAAACAAAGTCCGATTTTTTTGAGCAGAAATCAAGGACCTATGCAAAGGTTACCCAATCCAATGGATTTGATGAATTATGAAAATAGCTATCGTGTATTCTTCCAAAACGGGGAATACAGAAGAATTAGTTCATTTGATTCAAGAGTTATTCAATAGGAAGAAAGTTGTTGTTAAACTTTTTAGAATTGAGCAATTTCCAATCAATGATTTAAGTAACTATGAAGCTATTGTGATTGGAACCTATACGTGGGGAAATGGAAATATACCACATGAAATGATGGGCATTTTTCGTGCTTTTAAAACAGAAGACGTGAAGAATATTGTTACTGCAGTTGTCGGGACAGGTGACAGTGGCTATCTAAATTTTTGCGGGGCTGTTGATGAATTTAAAACTATGCTTTATTATCACACTCATTTAGCTGTTACACTTAAAATTGAGGTTTCACCTCAGAAGAAAGACTTGAGCCGTTGCATACGGTTTGTTGAAATTGTATTGGAAAAAGTCCTACTTTATCGAAGTGATCTAAAGATAAAGAGTAAAAAGTAAAAAGTAAAAAGTAAAACAAGAAGAGGTTGCAATTGAGGCAACCTCTTCTTAAATAACTACTTAAATGATTCTTCTAATTCATCTATCAATGAACCTACAAAAGCCACAGCTCTAATGATAGGTTCTGGTGTAGACATATCAATTCCGGCATGTCTCAACAACTCAAGTGGCTCCATTGTTCCACCTGCACGCAGTACATCTAACCATCTATCTACGGCAGGCTGGCCTTCTTCTTGAATCATTTGCGCGACAGCTGTTGATGCAGTTAACCCTGCAGAATAGGTGTATGGATATAATCCCATGTAATAGTGTGGTTGGCGCATCCAAGTTAAGCTTGCTCCTTCATCTATTACAACCGTATCTCCCCAAAACTCGGTAAGAACGGATTTGGTTACTTCTGTTAATATTTTAGCTGTTAGTGCTTTTCCATCTTCAGCAAGAGTGTATATTCTACGTTGATATTCCGCTTCAAGTAAATGGGTGACAAAATTATGATAATAGGTTCCTAGCAGTTGAAGAACAACCCAACGGCGCATTTGTTTATCTTTATATTTATTGAGTAAATGCTGGCCTAATAGCATTTCGTT comes from the Neobacillus sp. PS2-9 genome and includes:
- a CDS encoding thioesterase family protein — its product is MYKKVIEPRVSETDGVGHINNTTIPIWFEAARNEIFKLFTPDSSFKNWKMIILNMNVDYLKQIYFGKDVEVFTWVNRIGNSSLQLYEEIHQEGRICVKGTATYVNFNLKTQQSETIPQEIRRELEKNLYQQDE
- a CDS encoding ribonucleotide-diphosphate reductase subunit beta, with the translated sequence MDIHSPLLKVKLLNPKFPNKTTGIINGQSSGLLNWNDIAYPQMYDLYQTLLSNFWKAQEIIMQDDVKQWDQLSLTEKDVFLRINTQLASLDSLQTPTMCQVMDYVSDSSMKAIFAVIAQQEAVHNESYSYILSSLVPLSEQNDRFNQAKSDPIVQKRNQLILNSYESFRENPTPQNLFELGVNSINLEGIYFYAGFAFFYYLAGQQKMLKTSTMISYIQRDEMQHAYFMAQFLRILLTENPKLNNDSNIEYIYHTVGQAVELEKEWARVIFQDIDRININQYEEYTEYLANKRLRQLGLQNLYVDRSNPMPWIHVFSDEMMNETKSDFFEQKSRTYAKVTQSNGFDEL
- a CDS encoding ribonucleoside-diphosphate reductase subunit alpha is translated as MAIKVQEELDSVLESINQAEQKFNIDASDFKKHINQLGGTDTDVNKQALFYAVNQIALDQPDWTFVAASLYLQELYCEAAKNRGYESTKKYGKFYVLIKILTDLGIYSSDLLTLYSKDEIHSIAKEISQDQDHLFNYIGLFLFADRYLARDYERNVYELPQERFMIIAMTLMKYEKKSIRLSLVKEAYWALSNLYMTVATPTLANAGKSVGQLSSCFIDTVNDSLDSIYLNNWDIARLSKDGGGIGIYYGKVRALGSDIKKFRGNSSGIVPWIKLVNDTAVSVDQLGQRQGAIAVYLDIFHKDIMNGFLDLKTNNGDERRKAHDIFTGVSIPDLFMQKLEEKDDNGRSIGEWHTFCPHEVKQIMGWKDEKGNLLGLEDFYDESDHKYFTEKYEEAVSNPLLPRKTYRAMDIMARIMVSQLETGTPYMFYRDEVNRKNPNKHLLGKGRTSIYCSNLCTEITQNMSPTTIVNEFQDEEGNIVMVRKPGDFVVCNLSSVNLAKAVPANVLERLIRIQVRMLDNVIDLNTISVGQAQITNKKFRAVGLGTFGWHHLLALKGIQWESYAAVHFADVLYEDIAFYTIRSSMELAKEKGAYSQFSGSEWQTGDYFTRRNYQTDRWNDLKRKVAIHGLRNGWLMAIAPNSSTAKIGGSTDGIDPIYSVEYAEEKKNFKFKVTAPDLNHHTYTYYRRVRHEIDQVWSIKQNAARGRHIDQAISFNLYVRHDIKAKDLLNLHLESWKQGLKTTYYVRSTTQAEIEECEACHS
- a CDS encoding flavodoxin domain-containing protein; this encodes MKIAIVYSSKTGNTEELVHLIQELFNRKKVVVKLFRIEQFPINDLSNYEAIVIGTYTWGNGNIPHEMMGIFRAFKTEDVKNIVTAVVGTGDSGYLNFCGAVDEFKTMLYYHTHLAVTLKIEVSPQKKDLSRCIRFVEIVLEKVLLYRSDLKIKSKK